One region of Triticum aestivum cultivar Chinese Spring chromosome 6B, IWGSC CS RefSeq v2.1, whole genome shotgun sequence genomic DNA includes:
- the LOC123137675 gene encoding uncharacterized protein produces MLEAQKDTSKKWGPVQVQRRSTRVDVGGKTMLEIAVNKKKIQNLEKEKDTYQDPFNPQEVDDPFQVPTAGKPETHLAEDSIDTHFPFPADYGVTDGMDTEGVLSQGSLTKMSLWIGGVSSGKLSQGHYSPPRSPGRSFKTMSSLSPITPLELPLSSIQAIKRIKSGEYHKAMEMEALRSSIGVVLGL; encoded by the exons ATGTTGGAAGCTCAAAAGGACACATCAAAAAAATGGGGGCCAGTGCAAGTGCAAAGAAGAAGTACCAGAGTTGATGTAGGAGGGAAAACCATGTTGGAGATAGCTGTCAACAAGAAGAAGATCCAGAACCTGGAGAAGGAGAAGGACACTTATCAAG ATCCATTTAACCCTCAAGAGGTGGATGATCCTTTTCAAGTACCCACAGCTGGAAAACCTGAAACTCATCTTGCAGAAGATAGCATCGATACTCACTTCCCCTTTCCTGCTGACTATGGGGTGACTGATGGCATGGACACTGAAGGTGTCCTGAGCCAAGGTTCTCTCACAAAAATGTCGTTGTGGATAGGAGGAGTGAGCTCCGGTAAGCTGTCGCAAGGGCACTACTCGCCTCCTAGGAGCCCTGGGAGGAGCTTCAAGACCATGTCTTCACTCAGTCCCATCACGCCGCTGGAGCTGCCGCTGTCTTCGATCCAAGCAATCAAGCGAATCAAGAGTGGTGAGTACCACAAAGCAATGGAGATGGAAGCGCTGAGGAGCAGCATTGGGGTGGTGCTGGGGCTTTAG
- the LOC543250 gene encoding dehydrin COR410-like: MEDERSTQSYQGGEAAEQVEVTDRGLLGNLLGKKKAEEDKEKQEELVTGMEKVSVEEPEVKKEEHEDGEKKETLFSKLHRSSSSSSSSSDEEEEEVIDDNGEVIKRKKKKGLKEKLKEKLPGHKDTEGEHVTGLPAPAAPASVQTHHDTDVVVEKIDGDVKTEAAPAVPEEEKKGFLEKIKEKLPGGHKKPEDAAPVPVTHAAPAPVHAPAPAAEEVSSPDAKEKKGLLGKIMDKLPGYHKTGEEDRAAAAAGEHKPSA, translated from the exons ATGGAGGATGAGAGGAGCACCCAGTCATACCAGGGAGGTGAGGCCGCCGAGCAGGTGGAGGTGACAGACAGGGGCCTCCTCGGCAACCTCCTCGGCAAGAAGAAGGCGGAGGAGGACAAGGAGAAGCAGGAGGAGCTGGTCACCGGCATGGAGAAGGTCTCCGTGGAAGAGCCCGAGGTTAAGAAGGAGGAGCACGAGGATGGCGAGAAGAAGGAGACCCTCTTCTCCAAGCTGCACCGatccagctccagctccagctcg TCTagtgacgaggaagaggaggaggtgatCGATGACAACGGTGAGGTgatcaagaggaagaagaagaagggtctCAAGGAGAAGCTCAAGGAGAAGCTGCCCGGCCACAAGGACACCGAGGGTGAGCACGTGACGGGCCTACCCGCACCGGCGGCCCCCGCGTCTGTGCAGACCCACCATGACACCGACGTCGTCGTCGAAAAGATCGACGGTGACGTGAAGACAGAGGCGGCACCGGCAGTGcccgaggaggagaagaaaggctTCTTGGAAAAGATCAAGGAGAAGCTGCCCGGCGGCCACAAGAAACCGGAGGACGCTGCTCCGGTGCCCGTCACGCACGCTGCTCCAGCACCAGTGCACGCGCCGGCGCCAGCCGCCGAGGAGGTGAGCAGCCCTGACGCGAAGGAGAAGAAGGGCCTACTGGGCAAGATCATGGACAAGCTGCCTGGTTACCACAAGACAGGGGAGGAGGACAGGGCCGCCGCCGCTGCAGGCGAGCACAAGCCCAGCGCTTGA